The Anopheles coluzzii chromosome 2, AcolN3, whole genome shotgun sequence genome window below encodes:
- the LOC120961618 gene encoding E3 ubiquitin-protein ligase Nedd-4 isoform X1 → MTPQRPPRRRAQSVGNSSYGSSPALSSHTPRGSLFTANEEDVCYVRIRVLGASGLAKKDIFGYSDPYVKIEQNTITGDVNVDHMVTKTKRRTLNPVWNEEFVFRVKPNEHKLVFQVFDENRLTRDGFMGLVDLTLINLPHESDQRTIAPQRYTLRAKRQSSLRVSTKVRGTLELYHAIMRDDDPAIGRTRSAIGGSNRASATSTPLAAHRNAGLYPQQQLPLNHPQHPQHRLHQLASLTAQPNDALPPGWEVRQDPVGRMYYVNHIARTTQWERPTIGPSQPGLNEMVAAFQRRFHISNDPDNGGSGSNNTSMADTVSITSENGDTTAAAVGNRSGAPGIGSPMVLAADHPLLSTLMAQSGDGGGRGTAVATPERPASAPRGDDAELTVGLSPSPSVASIASSGAGGTSIRPIRPAPPPPPGGGGGGSSASSARASPVGTPVPSQRRRSSPGSSESAQATAIEASSGEAGDTTPGPSAPIATADDEQPNASAPVNGSAEGGAPSTVPREVSETATSSIGSEQTAATTPNRPDNAVAVQPTSPSHPTTPAPAAQPNATGLPPGWAVQVASNGRLFFIDHINKTTSWVDPRTGLASPIPSAAGSDGVAAGGAGSTAGSGHGSRGDSRSSDDNLGPLPEGWEERVHSDGRTFFIDHNTRTTQWDDPRLSNPKIAGQAVPYSRDYKQKYEYFKSQLQKPSNVPNKIDIKVRRASILEDSYRVINSVTRLDLLKTKLWVEFEGETGLDYGGLAREWFYLLSKEMFNPYYGLFEYSAMDNYTLQINPNSGLCNEEHLNYFRFIGRIAGMAIYHGKLLDAFFIRPFYKMMLQKSIDLKDMEAVDTEYYNSLLYIKENDPSTLMLTFSVDEESFGTTNQRELKPNGADLEVSNENKDEYIRLVIDWRFEARVKDQMQAFLEGVSSLVPLHLLKIFDENELELLMCGIQSIDVNDWKKNTMYKGDYYANHAVVQWFWRAVLSFNNEMRSRLLQFVTGTSRVPMNGFKELYGSNGPQLFTIEKWGTVNNFPRAHTCFNRLDLPPYESYAQLKEKLISAIEGSQGFAGVD, encoded by the exons ATGACACCGCAGCGACCACCGCGGCGAAGGGCCCAGTCCGTGGGCAACTCGAGCTACGGCTCGAGCCCGGCCCTGTCGTCCCACACGCCCCGAGGATCACTCTTTACCGCT AACGAGGAAGATGTATGCTACGTACGCATCCGGGTCCTGGGGGCGAGCGGGCTGGCCAAGAAGGACATCTTTGGCTACAGCGATCCTTACGTGAAGATCGAGCAGAACACCATCACCGGCGACGTCAACGTGGACCACATGGTgacgaaaacgaaacgaagg ACGCTGAACCCGGTCTGGAACGAGGAGTTTGTGTTTCGCGTCAAACCGAACGAGCACAAGCTGGTGTTTCAGGTGTTCGACGAGAATCGGCTGACGCGCGACGGCTTCATGGGGCTGGTCGATCTGACGCTGATCAATTTGCCGCACGAGAGCGACCAGCGCACGATCGCACCGCAGCGGTACACGCTGCGGGCCAAGCGCCAGTCCAGCCTGCGCGTCAGCACGAAGGTGCGCGGCACGCTCGAGCTGTACCACGCGATCATGCGCGACGACGATCCGGCGATCGGGCGCACCCGCTCGGCGATCGGCGGCAGCAATCGGGCATCGGCCACGAGCACACCGCTGGCGGCGCACCGCAACGCCGGCCTGtacccgcagcagcagctgccccTGAACCATCCACAGCATCCGCAGCACCGGCTGCACCAGCTAGCATCGCTGACGGCGCAGCCGAACGATGCGCTGCCGCCCGGCTGGGAGGTGCGGCAGGATCCGGTCGGCCGGATGTACTACGTGAACCATATCGCGCGCACCACGCAGTGGGAGCGGCCCACCATTGGCCCGTCCCAGCCCGGGCTGAACGAGATGGTGGCCGCGTTCCAGCGCCGCTTCCACATCAGCAACGATCCCGACAATGGAGGCAGCGGTAGCAACAACACGAGCATG GCCGACACTGTCAGTATTACTTCGGAAAATGGCGACACCACCGCGGCGGCGGTCGGGAATAGGTCGGGCGCCCCCGGTATCGGCTCACCGATGGTGCTCGCGGCCGACCACCCGCTCCTATCTACGCTGATGGCGCAGTCCGGCGACGGTGGAGGCCGGGGCACGGCGGTGGCCACTCCGGAACGTCCCGCCAGTGCACCGCGCGGCGATGACGCGGAACTGACGGTCGGGCTGTCGCCATCGCCCTCGGTCGCTTCGATTGCTAGCAGTGGGGCGGGCGGTACGTCGATACGCCCGATACGTCCGGCACCTCCGCCCCCACccggaggcggcggcggcggctcgTCAGCGTCGTCGGCCCGCGCCAGTCCCGTCGGCACGCCGGTACCGAGCCAGCGACGCCGATCGTCACCCGGCAGCAGCGAAAGTGCACAGGCGACCGCGATCGAAGCAAGCAGCGGCGAAGCGGGAGACACCACGCCTGGTCCGTCCGCACCTATCGCAACGGCTGACGACGAACAGCCAAACGCAAGCGCGCCGGTCAATGGAAGTGCGGAAGGCGGCGCCCCGTCCACTGTTCCACGGGAG GTCAGTGAAACTGCAACGTCTTCCATCGGTAGTGAACAAACCGCAGCGACGACGCCCAACCGACCGGACAATGCGGTGGCCGTACAGCCGACCTCACCGAGTCATCCAACGACTCCGGCACCGGCGGCACAGCCGAACGCGACCGGCCTACCGCCCGGCTGGGCCGTCCAGGTAGCGTCGAACGGGCGGCTGTTCTTTATCGATCACATTAACAAAACCACCTCGTGGGTCGATCCGCGCACCGGCCTGGCCAGCCCGATACCGAGCGCCGCCGGGTCCGACGGGGTTGCGGCCGGCGGTGCTGGATCGACCGCCGGCAGCGGCCACGGCAGCCGGGGCGATTCGCGCTCCTCGGACGACAACCTGGGACCACTGCCGGAGGGCTGGGAGGAGCGGGTGCACAGCGACGGGCGCACGTTCTTCATCGATCACAACACGCGCACGACGCAGTGGGACGATCCGCGGCTGTCCAATCCAAAGATCGCTGGCCAGGCGGTACCGTACTCGCGCGACTACAAGCAGAAGTACGAGTACTTCAAGAGCCAGCTGCAGAAACCGAGCAACGTGCCAAATAAGATCGACATCAAGGTGCGGCGGGCGTCCATACTGGAGGATTCGTATCGCGTCATCAACTCGGTCACGCGGCTCGACCTGCTCAAGACGAAGCTGTGGGTCGAGTTCGAGGGCGAGACGGGGCTGGATTATGGGGGGCTGGCGCGCGAGTGGTTCTACCTGCTGTCGAAGGAGATGTTCAACCCGTACTACGGCCTGTTTGAGTACTCGGCGATGGACAACTACACACTGCAGATCAACCCCAACAGTGGGCTGTGCAATGAGGAGCATTTGAACTACTTCcg GTTTATCGGGCGCATTGCGGGCATGGCAATCTACCATGGCAAGCTGCTGGATGCGTTCTTCATCCGACCGTTCTACAAGATGATGCTGCAGAAGTCGATCGACCTGAAGGACATGGAGGCGGTCGACACGGAGTACTACAACTCGCTGCTCTACATCAAGGAGAACGATCCCAGCACGCTGATGCTTACGTTCAGCGTGGACGAGGAAAGCTTCGGCACGACGAACCAGCGCGAGCTGAAACCGAACGGGGCCGATCTGGAGGTGAGCAACGAGAACAAGGACGAGTACATCCGGCTCGTGATCGACTGGCGGTTCGAGGCGCGCGTCAAGGACCAGATGCAAGCGTTCCTGGAGGGCGTCAGCTCGCTGGTGCCGCTGCATTTGCTCAAGATTTTCGACGAGAACGAGCTGGAGCTGCTGATGTGCGGCATCCAGAGCATCGACGTGAACGACTGGAAGAAGAACACGATGTACAAGGGCGACTACTACGCGAACCATGCGGTGGTGCAGTGGTTCTGGCGCGCCGTTCTGTCCTTCAACAATGAAATGCGCTCCCGGCTGCTGCAGTTCGTGACCGGCACGTCGCGCGTTCCCATGAACGGGTTCAAGGAGCTGTACGGCTCGAACGGGCCGCAGCTGTTTACGATCGAGAAGTGGGGCACGGTGAACAATTTCCCGCGCGCCCATACCTG CTTCAACCGGCTGGATCTGCCGCCGTACGAGAGCTACGCCCAGCTAAAGGAAAAGCTAATCAGCGCAATCGAGGGCAGCCAAGGTTTTGCCGGCGTCGATTAA
- the LOC120961618 gene encoding E3 ubiquitin-protein ligase Nedd-4 isoform X3: protein MTPQRPPRRRAQSVGNSSYGSSPALSSHTPRGSLFTANEEDVCYVRIRVLGASGLAKKDIFGYSDPYVKIEQNTITGDVNVDHMVTKTKRRTLNPVWNEEFVFRVKPNEHKLVFQVFDENRLTRDGFMGLVDLTLINLPHESDQRTIAPQRYTLRAKRQSSLRVSTKVRGTLELYHAIMRDDDPAIGRTRSAIGGSNRASATSTPLAAHRNAGLYPQQQLPLNHPQHPQHRLHQLASLTAQPNDALPPGWEVRQDPVGRMYYVNHIARTTQWERPTIGPSQPGLNEMVAAFQRRFHISNDPDNGGSGSNNTSMVSETATSSIGSEQTAATTPNRPDNAVAVQPTSPSHPTTPAPAAQPNATGLPPGWAVQVASNGRLFFIDHINKTTSWVDPRTGLASPIPSAAGSDGVAAGGAGSTAGSGHGSRGDSRSSDDNLGPLPEGWEERVHSDGRTFFIDHNTRTTQWDDPRLSNPKIAGQAVPYSRDYKQKYEYFKSQLQKPSNVPNKIDIKVRRASILEDSYRVINSVTRLDLLKTKLWVEFEGETGLDYGGLAREWFYLLSKEMFNPYYGLFEYSAMDNYTLQINPNSGLCNEEHLNYFRFIGRIAGMAIYHGKLLDAFFIRPFYKMMLQKSIDLKDMEAVDTEYYNSLLYIKENDPSTLMLTFSVDEESFGTTNQRELKPNGADLEVSNENKDEYIRLVIDWRFEARVKDQMQAFLEGVSSLVPLHLLKIFDENELELLMCGIQSIDVNDWKKNTMYKGDYYANHAVVQWFWRAVLSFNNEMRSRLLQFVTGTSRVPMNGFKELYGSNGPQLFTIEKWGTVNNFPRAHTCFNRLDLPPYESYAQLKEKLISAIEGSQGFAGVD, encoded by the exons ATGACACCGCAGCGACCACCGCGGCGAAGGGCCCAGTCCGTGGGCAACTCGAGCTACGGCTCGAGCCCGGCCCTGTCGTCCCACACGCCCCGAGGATCACTCTTTACCGCT AACGAGGAAGATGTATGCTACGTACGCATCCGGGTCCTGGGGGCGAGCGGGCTGGCCAAGAAGGACATCTTTGGCTACAGCGATCCTTACGTGAAGATCGAGCAGAACACCATCACCGGCGACGTCAACGTGGACCACATGGTgacgaaaacgaaacgaagg ACGCTGAACCCGGTCTGGAACGAGGAGTTTGTGTTTCGCGTCAAACCGAACGAGCACAAGCTGGTGTTTCAGGTGTTCGACGAGAATCGGCTGACGCGCGACGGCTTCATGGGGCTGGTCGATCTGACGCTGATCAATTTGCCGCACGAGAGCGACCAGCGCACGATCGCACCGCAGCGGTACACGCTGCGGGCCAAGCGCCAGTCCAGCCTGCGCGTCAGCACGAAGGTGCGCGGCACGCTCGAGCTGTACCACGCGATCATGCGCGACGACGATCCGGCGATCGGGCGCACCCGCTCGGCGATCGGCGGCAGCAATCGGGCATCGGCCACGAGCACACCGCTGGCGGCGCACCGCAACGCCGGCCTGtacccgcagcagcagctgccccTGAACCATCCACAGCATCCGCAGCACCGGCTGCACCAGCTAGCATCGCTGACGGCGCAGCCGAACGATGCGCTGCCGCCCGGCTGGGAGGTGCGGCAGGATCCGGTCGGCCGGATGTACTACGTGAACCATATCGCGCGCACCACGCAGTGGGAGCGGCCCACCATTGGCCCGTCCCAGCCCGGGCTGAACGAGATGGTGGCCGCGTTCCAGCGCCGCTTCCACATCAGCAACGATCCCGACAATGGAGGCAGCGGTAGCAACAACACGAGCATG GTCAGTGAAACTGCAACGTCTTCCATCGGTAGTGAACAAACCGCAGCGACGACGCCCAACCGACCGGACAATGCGGTGGCCGTACAGCCGACCTCACCGAGTCATCCAACGACTCCGGCACCGGCGGCACAGCCGAACGCGACCGGCCTACCGCCCGGCTGGGCCGTCCAGGTAGCGTCGAACGGGCGGCTGTTCTTTATCGATCACATTAACAAAACCACCTCGTGGGTCGATCCGCGCACCGGCCTGGCCAGCCCGATACCGAGCGCCGCCGGGTCCGACGGGGTTGCGGCCGGCGGTGCTGGATCGACCGCCGGCAGCGGCCACGGCAGCCGGGGCGATTCGCGCTCCTCGGACGACAACCTGGGACCACTGCCGGAGGGCTGGGAGGAGCGGGTGCACAGCGACGGGCGCACGTTCTTCATCGATCACAACACGCGCACGACGCAGTGGGACGATCCGCGGCTGTCCAATCCAAAGATCGCTGGCCAGGCGGTACCGTACTCGCGCGACTACAAGCAGAAGTACGAGTACTTCAAGAGCCAGCTGCAGAAACCGAGCAACGTGCCAAATAAGATCGACATCAAGGTGCGGCGGGCGTCCATACTGGAGGATTCGTATCGCGTCATCAACTCGGTCACGCGGCTCGACCTGCTCAAGACGAAGCTGTGGGTCGAGTTCGAGGGCGAGACGGGGCTGGATTATGGGGGGCTGGCGCGCGAGTGGTTCTACCTGCTGTCGAAGGAGATGTTCAACCCGTACTACGGCCTGTTTGAGTACTCGGCGATGGACAACTACACACTGCAGATCAACCCCAACAGTGGGCTGTGCAATGAGGAGCATTTGAACTACTTCcg GTTTATCGGGCGCATTGCGGGCATGGCAATCTACCATGGCAAGCTGCTGGATGCGTTCTTCATCCGACCGTTCTACAAGATGATGCTGCAGAAGTCGATCGACCTGAAGGACATGGAGGCGGTCGACACGGAGTACTACAACTCGCTGCTCTACATCAAGGAGAACGATCCCAGCACGCTGATGCTTACGTTCAGCGTGGACGAGGAAAGCTTCGGCACGACGAACCAGCGCGAGCTGAAACCGAACGGGGCCGATCTGGAGGTGAGCAACGAGAACAAGGACGAGTACATCCGGCTCGTGATCGACTGGCGGTTCGAGGCGCGCGTCAAGGACCAGATGCAAGCGTTCCTGGAGGGCGTCAGCTCGCTGGTGCCGCTGCATTTGCTCAAGATTTTCGACGAGAACGAGCTGGAGCTGCTGATGTGCGGCATCCAGAGCATCGACGTGAACGACTGGAAGAAGAACACGATGTACAAGGGCGACTACTACGCGAACCATGCGGTGGTGCAGTGGTTCTGGCGCGCCGTTCTGTCCTTCAACAATGAAATGCGCTCCCGGCTGCTGCAGTTCGTGACCGGCACGTCGCGCGTTCCCATGAACGGGTTCAAGGAGCTGTACGGCTCGAACGGGCCGCAGCTGTTTACGATCGAGAAGTGGGGCACGGTGAACAATTTCCCGCGCGCCCATACCTG CTTCAACCGGCTGGATCTGCCGCCGTACGAGAGCTACGCCCAGCTAAAGGAAAAGCTAATCAGCGCAATCGAGGGCAGCCAAGGTTTTGCCGGCGTCGATTAA
- the LOC120961618 gene encoding E3 ubiquitin-protein ligase Nedd-4 isoform X2, producing the protein MTRTGMLINLNEEDVCYVRIRVLGASGLAKKDIFGYSDPYVKIEQNTITGDVNVDHMVTKTKRRTLNPVWNEEFVFRVKPNEHKLVFQVFDENRLTRDGFMGLVDLTLINLPHESDQRTIAPQRYTLRAKRQSSLRVSTKVRGTLELYHAIMRDDDPAIGRTRSAIGGSNRASATSTPLAAHRNAGLYPQQQLPLNHPQHPQHRLHQLASLTAQPNDALPPGWEVRQDPVGRMYYVNHIARTTQWERPTIGPSQPGLNEMVAAFQRRFHISNDPDNGGSGSNNTSMADTVSITSENGDTTAAAVGNRSGAPGIGSPMVLAADHPLLSTLMAQSGDGGGRGTAVATPERPASAPRGDDAELTVGLSPSPSVASIASSGAGGTSIRPIRPAPPPPPGGGGGGSSASSARASPVGTPVPSQRRRSSPGSSESAQATAIEASSGEAGDTTPGPSAPIATADDEQPNASAPVNGSAEGGAPSTVPREVSETATSSIGSEQTAATTPNRPDNAVAVQPTSPSHPTTPAPAAQPNATGLPPGWAVQVASNGRLFFIDHINKTTSWVDPRTGLASPIPSAAGSDGVAAGGAGSTAGSGHGSRGDSRSSDDNLGPLPEGWEERVHSDGRTFFIDHNTRTTQWDDPRLSNPKIAGQAVPYSRDYKQKYEYFKSQLQKPSNVPNKIDIKVRRASILEDSYRVINSVTRLDLLKTKLWVEFEGETGLDYGGLAREWFYLLSKEMFNPYYGLFEYSAMDNYTLQINPNSGLCNEEHLNYFRFIGRIAGMAIYHGKLLDAFFIRPFYKMMLQKSIDLKDMEAVDTEYYNSLLYIKENDPSTLMLTFSVDEESFGTTNQRELKPNGADLEVSNENKDEYIRLVIDWRFEARVKDQMQAFLEGVSSLVPLHLLKIFDENELELLMCGIQSIDVNDWKKNTMYKGDYYANHAVVQWFWRAVLSFNNEMRSRLLQFVTGTSRVPMNGFKELYGSNGPQLFTIEKWGTVNNFPRAHTCFNRLDLPPYESYAQLKEKLISAIEGSQGFAGVD; encoded by the exons ATGACGCGAACCGGGATGTTGATCAACTTG AACGAGGAAGATGTATGCTACGTACGCATCCGGGTCCTGGGGGCGAGCGGGCTGGCCAAGAAGGACATCTTTGGCTACAGCGATCCTTACGTGAAGATCGAGCAGAACACCATCACCGGCGACGTCAACGTGGACCACATGGTgacgaaaacgaaacgaagg ACGCTGAACCCGGTCTGGAACGAGGAGTTTGTGTTTCGCGTCAAACCGAACGAGCACAAGCTGGTGTTTCAGGTGTTCGACGAGAATCGGCTGACGCGCGACGGCTTCATGGGGCTGGTCGATCTGACGCTGATCAATTTGCCGCACGAGAGCGACCAGCGCACGATCGCACCGCAGCGGTACACGCTGCGGGCCAAGCGCCAGTCCAGCCTGCGCGTCAGCACGAAGGTGCGCGGCACGCTCGAGCTGTACCACGCGATCATGCGCGACGACGATCCGGCGATCGGGCGCACCCGCTCGGCGATCGGCGGCAGCAATCGGGCATCGGCCACGAGCACACCGCTGGCGGCGCACCGCAACGCCGGCCTGtacccgcagcagcagctgccccTGAACCATCCACAGCATCCGCAGCACCGGCTGCACCAGCTAGCATCGCTGACGGCGCAGCCGAACGATGCGCTGCCGCCCGGCTGGGAGGTGCGGCAGGATCCGGTCGGCCGGATGTACTACGTGAACCATATCGCGCGCACCACGCAGTGGGAGCGGCCCACCATTGGCCCGTCCCAGCCCGGGCTGAACGAGATGGTGGCCGCGTTCCAGCGCCGCTTCCACATCAGCAACGATCCCGACAATGGAGGCAGCGGTAGCAACAACACGAGCATG GCCGACACTGTCAGTATTACTTCGGAAAATGGCGACACCACCGCGGCGGCGGTCGGGAATAGGTCGGGCGCCCCCGGTATCGGCTCACCGATGGTGCTCGCGGCCGACCACCCGCTCCTATCTACGCTGATGGCGCAGTCCGGCGACGGTGGAGGCCGGGGCACGGCGGTGGCCACTCCGGAACGTCCCGCCAGTGCACCGCGCGGCGATGACGCGGAACTGACGGTCGGGCTGTCGCCATCGCCCTCGGTCGCTTCGATTGCTAGCAGTGGGGCGGGCGGTACGTCGATACGCCCGATACGTCCGGCACCTCCGCCCCCACccggaggcggcggcggcggctcgTCAGCGTCGTCGGCCCGCGCCAGTCCCGTCGGCACGCCGGTACCGAGCCAGCGACGCCGATCGTCACCCGGCAGCAGCGAAAGTGCACAGGCGACCGCGATCGAAGCAAGCAGCGGCGAAGCGGGAGACACCACGCCTGGTCCGTCCGCACCTATCGCAACGGCTGACGACGAACAGCCAAACGCAAGCGCGCCGGTCAATGGAAGTGCGGAAGGCGGCGCCCCGTCCACTGTTCCACGGGAG GTCAGTGAAACTGCAACGTCTTCCATCGGTAGTGAACAAACCGCAGCGACGACGCCCAACCGACCGGACAATGCGGTGGCCGTACAGCCGACCTCACCGAGTCATCCAACGACTCCGGCACCGGCGGCACAGCCGAACGCGACCGGCCTACCGCCCGGCTGGGCCGTCCAGGTAGCGTCGAACGGGCGGCTGTTCTTTATCGATCACATTAACAAAACCACCTCGTGGGTCGATCCGCGCACCGGCCTGGCCAGCCCGATACCGAGCGCCGCCGGGTCCGACGGGGTTGCGGCCGGCGGTGCTGGATCGACCGCCGGCAGCGGCCACGGCAGCCGGGGCGATTCGCGCTCCTCGGACGACAACCTGGGACCACTGCCGGAGGGCTGGGAGGAGCGGGTGCACAGCGACGGGCGCACGTTCTTCATCGATCACAACACGCGCACGACGCAGTGGGACGATCCGCGGCTGTCCAATCCAAAGATCGCTGGCCAGGCGGTACCGTACTCGCGCGACTACAAGCAGAAGTACGAGTACTTCAAGAGCCAGCTGCAGAAACCGAGCAACGTGCCAAATAAGATCGACATCAAGGTGCGGCGGGCGTCCATACTGGAGGATTCGTATCGCGTCATCAACTCGGTCACGCGGCTCGACCTGCTCAAGACGAAGCTGTGGGTCGAGTTCGAGGGCGAGACGGGGCTGGATTATGGGGGGCTGGCGCGCGAGTGGTTCTACCTGCTGTCGAAGGAGATGTTCAACCCGTACTACGGCCTGTTTGAGTACTCGGCGATGGACAACTACACACTGCAGATCAACCCCAACAGTGGGCTGTGCAATGAGGAGCATTTGAACTACTTCcg GTTTATCGGGCGCATTGCGGGCATGGCAATCTACCATGGCAAGCTGCTGGATGCGTTCTTCATCCGACCGTTCTACAAGATGATGCTGCAGAAGTCGATCGACCTGAAGGACATGGAGGCGGTCGACACGGAGTACTACAACTCGCTGCTCTACATCAAGGAGAACGATCCCAGCACGCTGATGCTTACGTTCAGCGTGGACGAGGAAAGCTTCGGCACGACGAACCAGCGCGAGCTGAAACCGAACGGGGCCGATCTGGAGGTGAGCAACGAGAACAAGGACGAGTACATCCGGCTCGTGATCGACTGGCGGTTCGAGGCGCGCGTCAAGGACCAGATGCAAGCGTTCCTGGAGGGCGTCAGCTCGCTGGTGCCGCTGCATTTGCTCAAGATTTTCGACGAGAACGAGCTGGAGCTGCTGATGTGCGGCATCCAGAGCATCGACGTGAACGACTGGAAGAAGAACACGATGTACAAGGGCGACTACTACGCGAACCATGCGGTGGTGCAGTGGTTCTGGCGCGCCGTTCTGTCCTTCAACAATGAAATGCGCTCCCGGCTGCTGCAGTTCGTGACCGGCACGTCGCGCGTTCCCATGAACGGGTTCAAGGAGCTGTACGGCTCGAACGGGCCGCAGCTGTTTACGATCGAGAAGTGGGGCACGGTGAACAATTTCCCGCGCGCCCATACCTG CTTCAACCGGCTGGATCTGCCGCCGTACGAGAGCTACGCCCAGCTAAAGGAAAAGCTAATCAGCGCAATCGAGGGCAGCCAAGGTTTTGCCGGCGTCGATTAA
- the LOC120949270 gene encoding peptidyl-prolyl cis-trans isomerase FKBP2, giving the protein MQRSHLFLLCLAGLALAQSVHAEAKLKIGVKKRVENCTVRTKKGDLVHMHYTGTLEDGTEFDSSIPRGNPLTFTLGMGQVIKGWDQGLLGMCEGEKRKLVIPPELGYGERGAGEKIPPNSVLIFEVELVKIERKTEL; this is encoded by the exons ATGCAACGTTCGCATCTGTTTCTCCTCTGCTTGGCCGGTTTGGCACTAGCCCAAAGCGTCCATGCCGAAGCCAAGCTAAAGATTGGCGTAAAGAAACGTGTCGAAAACTGCACCGTGCGCACGAAGAAGGGCGACCTGGTGCACATGCATTACACG GGTACGCTTGAGGATGGCACCGAGTTCGACAGCAGCATTCCGCGTGGCAACCCGCTCACCTTCACGCTTGGCATGGGCCAGGTGATCAAGGGCTGGGACCAGGGGCTGCTCGGCATGTGCGAAGGCGAGAAGCGCAAGCTCGTCATCCCACCGGAGCTGGGCTACGGGGAGCGTGGGGCCGGCGAAAAGATTCCCCCCAACTCGGTGCTCATCTTCGAGGTGGAGCTGGTAAAAATCGAACGCAAAACTGAGCTGTAA
- the LOC120949269 gene encoding transcription initiation factor TFIID subunit 12 yields MASPSQSSPATAATANAIGGSSSAKISSGGSSAAGTTSASGSGGTDSATQLLTKPRLQELVREIDPTEQLDEEVEELLLQIADDFVENTVNAACLLAKHRKVPKVEVRDVQLHLERNWNMWIPGFGTDELRPYKRATVTEAHKQRLALIRKAIKKY; encoded by the exons ATGGCGTCACCGTCCCAAAGCAGCCCGGCTACGGCAGCCACAGCGAACGCGATCGGCGGAAGCTCCAGTGCCAAGATTTCCTCCGGGGGCAGCTCAGCGGCCGGCACAACGTCCGCGTCGGGCAGCGGTGGGACGGACAGCGCAACGCAGCTGCTAACGAAGCCGCGGCTGCAGGAGCTGGTGCGTGAAATCGATCCGACCGAGCAGCTGGACGAGGAGGTGGAAGAGCTGTTGCTACAGATAGCGGACGATTTCGTCGAGAACACCGTGAACGCAGCGTGCCTGCTGGCCAAACATCGCAAGGTGCCGAAGGTGGAAGTGCGAGACGTGCAATTGCATCTGG AACGCAACTGGAACATGTGGATACCGGGCTTCGGTACGGACGAGCTGAGACCCTACAAGCGAGCGACCGTGACCGAGGCACACAAACAGCGGTTGGCGCTCATAAGGAAAGCTATCAAGAAGTATTAG